A window of Chiloscyllium plagiosum isolate BGI_BamShark_2017 chromosome 2, ASM401019v2, whole genome shotgun sequence genomic DNA:
TCCATGAGCAGGAACAGATCCCAAAGGTATTATCTGCTGACAAGAATCCTCATTGAGCAGTCCATCAGCCTGCTTAAACTACATTTTTGAAACCTGGAATGCTTAAGTGGTGTCCTGCAATACCCACCTGTCAGAGTTTCTAACAATATCATGATGCTGCATAACATGCCCAGAAAGTAACTCTTCAGAAACTCTTGACAAAAGATGGTGAGATGTCCCCAGAGGAAGAGGATGAGCAGGACATGGGAACAGATGGAACAGTGGGTGAGGAAGGGAAGCCTTCTACTACGTGAGGTTGCCTGGCCATGGACTTAGCCAGGTCAATGGTATCACAATGACATTTTTCATGGAACCATTGTTGTGAGGCACCAGTTGATCCAGGAAAGGTTTGAATATCCCCATGTATTGTCAGAATTCTTTTGGTGAAAATTATTCCACAAAGAATACAATTTTTAACACTTACTTTTAACAGTTGGCTCCATTCACTTTCAACCACCAACTCTGGCTACCAAAATGTGGTCCCCAAAATGGCTTATTTTTTAACtttctgaaattaattttgaattatGTCAATTTCATTTACAAAGCACTCAATATTTGCCATTTTAGTTAATGAAAATAAAACGTTTTATAATCCAGAATGTTCAACTTTCTGTATATAAAGGATTTGTACTGCTATattaacaaaaatattaaaaacaaaatataaaggcATAAATTACCTCACTTTAGTCGAATCTCCCTGTTCAattaaaataatctcttccctccTTATCTCTTTTCCCACTGAAGTACAACATTCAGTTGCAGATGGGTTGGGATAAATCTGTTCTGCCACATTTTCGCTTTCACTTAAATCTTCATGTGAAACGTTGGCCTCCCTCACAGAGAACTGGGATGCAGTGCTCTCAGTTTCACTGTTGCTTAGCTCATCTGTAGATACAGTTCTTTTTGTATATATTGTAACATTCATTTCTGGAGATATGTGATGCATGGTGTCATAGCCAATCTCAGATTCTTTAGTGTTATTCACACCGGTTTCATTAGAAACAAGGTTCATTGTCTTTAGCTCTTTAATTGAATGTTCTGAACCAGATTCTCTCATTTTTCTTCTACTAGGATATTCCTCAGGTGCGGTGTCCAACAGTTCACTTACATCCACTAATTTTTTATTCTGATCTTTAGTTGGCTTCTCATCCAAATGTGCCCCACCTTGATTTTGGTCTTTATTGCCTAGAAGTTGGGCAGCAGTGGCATTGCATGTTGAAGATAAGCTATCAGAAAatttctccaagtcactcatttcATTTCCACTGATTCTTGGTTGAATAGTAACTGAAGGAAATGTTGAAAAATTATCTTCAAAATCCGTTTTTATAATATCTGCATTCAGATCTATGGCTAGATTTTTAGTTTGCTGGCTACTCGACACTTCTTCACAAGGTCTTTTATTTCCAGCTACAATTATATAATCCATTTCTCCTGTGTCATGGTCTTTATCAGACGTTATTCTGATGTCATTAATATCAAGTTCACTTGAGTTCACCTTGGTTTGGCATTTACCAACTTTGTCAACTTCTGGCGAACCGTTACCAATCTCaattgaggaaactggagtgTTGAGcgaataaaccaaggaactgcaCTGGTTATCAAATCTTTGTTCCAAAAGGGGAACTCCGCTTTTGCCGTAGAGTTCTGACAATTGTTGCGCAGTTTCCACTCTTACTTCACTTCCTATCATCTCCTTATGCTTCTCTGTTGCAACAGTACTCTCTAAAACAGAAACATGTGAAAATTCGTCAGCAACTATACTACAATCCTGGGGACTAAGATCTTCCCAAAAGTCTGATTTATGGATACTAGATGATAAACTAGAAGATGTCTCGTTGCTGTTACTGCTAATATCTGTATTTCCAAATGAAAGCCATGCACTTTCTACAACATTATGTACCTCTTGCTCTGTTTCAATATTACTTTGGTTTAGCATATCAATGTTAGGCTGTGCTACTATATCAGCTGCTGGTGGAAATATATTTCTCTCTCCGATAACGTCGGTGGAAGTTTTTAGTGAATCAGGCTGCCTTACAGATTCACAAGCACCATGGACAAATGAATCTTCAAATACGTCTGAGTTAGTTTCTCTATTACAACTTTGATATTCAGGACCAGCTGGTTGAGACCCCTCATCACCAATTTTAGATGCTTCCTGTGCCATAACCAACTCATCCTTAATGGTATTAGAACCACTGATACTTACAGATGAAATACTATCATTCAAATGAATAGCTTCTGTTACTGCCTGAGAAAAATCTTCCAGTGGTTCcatattcaaaatattttcttctgaTACAGAGAAGTATTCCATCATTCCTGGATCATGTATCTCTCTATCTAGGCTATAGCTAGAAGTAGCAGAAGTAAAATAGTCATCTGCATATCTGGATTTTGAAAAAAGGCAttcattttctcttttctcatcagttttcCTGGCTGCATTGTTGTCTCGGTAAAGATTTGAAGATTTATCTTCTAAAACACTGCCCTCTTGCTCTTTAGCTGGCAAGAATGAATTTAAGCTTTTGTCCTGTAGAGTTACAGATGGCATATCATGtgcttttttgttttcattgttttcAGCACCTGAGAGTTCAAACTTTTTAGTTTCGCCCCATGAAATGTCATTTTCACAAAGTAATACGCTATCCACAGTAACAGAAATCTCTTCCATTGGATTCCTGGTATCAAGATGTTGCAAATTTTCTTGATGAGTTACAGTGTCCCTATACTCTGTAAATTTATGATTTGCTAAATCATAATAATGTATTCGCTCTTGATATTTAACCTGTGAATCTGGATCTTTTCTGGTTGCTTCAGCAGCTTCTTCTTCTAACTGAATCCAAGCATCAGGACTAACAAAAGTATGTTGTTTATCTTCTTGTACAAAATCAAACATAGTTTGAGTTAATTCGGTCAGGTCTTTATTTTTATTGAACGTTTGTTTTGCTGTAACAAACTCTTCTCTTGATTCAGTGCAACCATCAGCATATTTCATTTCCTGCTGGTTGTTTAACTGTATTTTACAGGACTGCGCATCCGCAGCAACTAAGGGTGAATGGCTTGCTTGTTGCACCAATTCATTATGTACATACTGATACTGATCATAAACAGCTGGTTCAGCTAATACACATGAAGCAACACTGTCTGACATTGACAGCCATGACTGCTGTCCAGCTACATCCATTATATCAGGAAGTTCAGTCTTGAGTTCAGCAGGTTTTCCTTCTGACTCCATCCACATATCTGGATTCCCCAGTTCTTGCTTTTCTGTCTCAATCAATTCACTCCATCTATCAGGGCTGTTTGAAGTTGATTGGCTGGAATCTAACTCATGATCATTCAGAATATCAGGATTTACAGTAGTTGATTCAAAAAACAAGTGATCAGATTTAGCCCATAAATCAGGATTTACTGAAGAAATCTGATTTGCATCTTGATGATAGTCATTGACAATATCAGGAATATTTTCATCTTGTTTGACTAACTCCTGTTCAAATTCACTATATGCATCATTACAAGTGGGAAGCAACTCAGGAAAGTCAAATTTTGAGTCTGTCCAAGTGTCAGGAATTTCAGTGTAAGTACGGTTATACTCACATTCTACAGGTTTGTTAGAATCAAGTGCATTCGATTGCTCTTGTTCAAATCTATTCAAAACAGGGAAATCGGTAGTTGCCTGgataaattcaaactcagaatCATTATAATGATCAGAATTCTTTACAACTTGTAATTTGTCTTCTTCCATTGGTTGTCTATTGATATCAGTGCCTGCTGGATAGTCTTGTGGTATTTCAGAGGTTAACAACTGACTATCCTGTTCTTTACAATGTGTATCAGAAATGTTGACCACTGGCTGTTCTCTTTGCTGTCCAGATGTTTCCCAGTTTTCTTCTAGGTCAGAATAAGAAAATTCTTCACATTTGCTCTGTGAATTTGAAAATTTTTCATTCAGCTCAGAACCTTCCTGATTCCATGTCTGAGGAGCTGAAGAAGTTTGCTGATTGTCTGTCTCTACCATTTCAAATTCAGAAGATCTGCAGAATTTATTAATTTTATAATCTGGTAAACTGCCTTCAGTTTCAGAATGATGGCCAATGTTGGGGTGACTTGCAGTGGGCTGACTAACCTCCTGTACTTGATTGAACTGGAATTGTTGACTTATGAACATAGATTTATTAACATCCTCTTCAAAAACATTCCATGGAGAGTGTATCCCTGTTGAAAGGTGGCTGCTCTCTTGGATACATCTGTCCTCTGTGTATGAATTTTCAGTTGTAGAATATCTAGTTCTCAGATCTGAACTTTCAATTTTATCTAAAGTTTTTTTTGCACTTTGCAGACTAGTCTTCTCAAGATAtttaccacttccatctagactttcaaaaggtgagttgctgcaatgttcAAATTCATTCCATATAACTGAAGCATTTGGAGATGCTTGTTTGCTTTCACCTGGGTTCAAAGACTCTACcacttcaaatgctgcctgattaTGAATAATTGGAGCTTGCTGTCCTTCCTGCACATATTCAGTGATTGGAATGGTAGTTTCTAATAGTGGCTGAGGAATAGCTTGCTCTATTTCATTCCCTTCTTGACTTGACTGATTAATGCTGTTTACTTGCTTACTCAATAGATTAGGATTACTCAATAGTGAGCTGTTGGAATCATGCTGACCAATATTCCATATTTCAACATTATTTTTCTGGAAGTGGTCATCCCGTACATCTGTATTTTCAAAGGTTAGCTGCCTTTTCTCCTTTTCAGGACTAAACTCTAGATCATGCTTGTGTGCAGTCAGAGGGACATCTTTTGCAATCCTTAATTTTTCACTTTCAGAAGTTAGGTTGTTAGGTTCAAGGTCAAATGTAGTCCATGCATCGAAACTTTCACCTGTTACTTGCGTTTTATTTGTAGATTCATTCCCTATAATTGAATTTACAGCAACTGGTAAACTAATCTCCTGTTCAGAATCATTTAATATTGTAGGCATTTGTGATGAAAATAGTTGAGAATCCTGTATAGACTCTGGGCTTTCAGTGTTTGATTGTTGGATTTTCTGCTCGAAATTctttgaaatatctgaaaattttTCATTAGGTCTTATAACTTCATGCACTGGTACATTCCAAATAACTGTATTTGCTACTGCTGCTGTACACTGTTTCTGTTCAGAACCTATATGTGAACTGTCTATACCTTGCTGTTTGTCCTGTTGAACTGGTAGTGTTGTTGTGTTTAGCGATTCGTGTACTATTAAATTTTTGGTTGCAAATTTGTAACAAGGATCTATATTATCGACACCTGACAAATCTTCTTCTGTCATAGATTTGCTCCCGTTATTAGAAGTGTTTGAGATCATTTGAGTTTTGTCTAATTCATCATGTACGTTTGATTTAGcagaggttgattggaaaatgctTGGTTCGGTTATATTCCACTGATCATCAATATTTTTCATAACTGATTGTTGAGATTGGCTATCAATTTGACTCCAGATATCACCATGTGTAAAATCTGATTGAGTGAATTCCTGATCAAAATTTGTCCAAAAATCAGGAGATTGCACAAGTACATttagttttttttggttttcattcCAGACATCCTTTGGGCCTGGCGCATCCTGTTTCATACAAATTTCAAATTCTTTCTGTTTTCCAGTATGTATAGAATCTGactgatcagagtcaagaatagcAATTTCGTTCATTTTCTCAATTACATCTTCTGCAAAAATATTATGAGG
This region includes:
- the LOC122561080 gene encoding uncharacterized protein LOC122561080 isoform X1 translates to MEEFLQYTKSILMNGNDLPRVHAVLGDNKCDLDSAVSTLAYAYFLYKTQSTDDLYVPVLNIQRSEFPLRTEVVFVLQQLNISDESLIFRDEIDLHFLNREGKLTLTLVNHNMLMSDDKALETAVIKIIDHHDHHEQERFHSTQCEIILEPVGSCSTLIVSEILQETPELLNEQLTHLFRGAIILDCMNMTSEAGKVTLKDEEILAALEHRFPDLPAQQEIFDMLQQAKFDVSGFNTEQVLLRDLKELSEGDTKLAISTVCMTLEAFLSRPNVVDDLKVFTGRHGYDILVLMTFFLNDGGEAIQQVAIYTDNDELCNRICNTLEECQNPCLQLLPIENGLQEIRAYQQGSSSVSCKQMLPLIKECIHRRQQEMVMNRRTSSTEAVNGSAPVSEGSSGALDLSGPDIDSQNTEYIGDNLLENSQNLNSSLQAHGDGNLDLMSPDSGLATIRSNRSSKESSVFLSDESPIREAIVPPSSVIHGYDMFSSLPEGELAEEKIPSVIHVNDNFDLSVLDPSHCSNTNADVIGNNEEFLMIASLSKLDSTPQKNIVEDVPLSCNWPEPSPNMSEETSPEANLVKVKDVHVSKQGSAGNKSGEDQMLQVVRSHAANISLLSQNLSNDVIGSQIEDKNVPPTPMNSLVDGSPLDEGPHNIFAEDVIEKMNEIAILDSDQSDSIHTGKQKEFEICMKQDAPGPKDVWNENQKKLNVLVQSPDFWTNFDQEFTQSDFTHGDIWSQIDSQSQQSVMKNIDDQWNITEPSIFQSTSAKSNVHDELDKTQMISNTSNNGSKSMTEEDLSGVDNIDPCYKFATKNLIVHESLNTTTLPVQQDKQQGIDSSHIGSEQKQCTAAVANTVIWNVPVHEVIRPNEKFSDISKNFEQKIQQSNTESPESIQDSQLFSSQMPTILNDSEQEISLPVAVNSIIGNESTNKTQVTGESFDAWTTFDLEPNNLTSESEKLRIAKDVPLTAHKHDLEFSPEKEKRQLTFENTDVRDDHFQKNNVEIWNIGQHDSNSSLLSNPNLLSKQVNSINQSSQEGNEIEQAIPQPLLETTIPITEYVQEGQQAPIIHNQAAFEVVESLNPGESKQASPNASVIWNEFEHCSNSPFESLDGSGKYLEKTSLQSAKKTLDKIESSDLRTRYSTTENSYTEDRCIQESSHLSTGIHSPWNVFEEDVNKSMFISQQFQFNQVQEVSQPTASHPNIGHHSETEGSLPDYKINKFCRSSEFEMVETDNQQTSSAPQTWNQEGSELNEKFSNSQSKCEEFSYSDLEENWETSGQQREQPVVNISDTHCKEQDSQLLTSEIPQDYPAGTDINRQPMEEDKLQVVKNSDHYNDSEFEFIQATTDFPVLNRFEQEQSNALDSNKPVECEYNRTYTEIPDTWTDSKFDFPELLPTCNDAYSEFEQELVKQDENIPDIVNDYHQDANQISSVNPDLWAKSDHLFFESTTVNPDILNDHELDSSQSTSNSPDRWSELIETEKQELGNPDMWMESEGKPAELKTELPDIMDVAGQQSWLSMSDSVASCVLAEPAVYDQYQYVHNELVQQASHSPLVAADAQSCKIQLNNQQEMKYADGCTESREEFVTAKQTFNKNKDLTELTQTMFDFVQEDKQHTFVSPDAWIQLEEEAAEATRKDPDSQVKYQERIHYYDLANHKFTEYRDTVTHQENLQHLDTRNPMEEISVTVDSVLLCENDISWGETKKFELSGAENNENKKAHDMPSVTLQDKSLNSFLPAKEQEGSVLEDKSSNLYRDNNAARKTDEKRENECLFSKSRYADDYFTSATSSYSLDREIHDPGMMEYFSVSEENILNMEPLEDFSQAVTEAIHLNDSISSVSISGSNTIKDELVMAQEASKIGDEGSQPAGPEYQSCNRETNSDVFEDSFVHGACESVRQPDSLKTSTDVIGERNIFPPAADIVAQPNIDMLNQSNIETEQEVHNVVESAWLSFGNTDISSNSNETSSSLSSSIHKSDFWEDLSPQDCSIVADEFSHVSVLESTVATEKHKEMIGSEVRVETAQQLSELYGKSGVPLLEQRFDNQCSSLVYSLNTPVSSIEIGNGSPEVDKVGKCQTKVNSSELDINDIRITSDKDHDTGEMDYIIVAGNKRPCEEVSSSQQTKNLAIDLNADIIKTDFEDNFSTFPSVTIQPRISGNEMSDLEKFSDSLSSTCNATAAQLLGNKDQNQGGAHLDEKPTKDQNKKLVDVSELLDTAPEEYPSRRKMRESGSEHSIKELKTMNLVSNETGVNNTKESEIGYDTMHHISPEMNVTIYTKRTVSTDELSNSETESTASQFSVREANVSHEDLSESENVAEQIYPNPSATECCTSVGKEIRREEIILIEQGDSTKVSSLSSVQEYALQNSAAMAQDSLQEHLTEVKENRLYEEYTRSVPEDVGMDIPFGEGVLSPLAEDSRPAPPNSLDLNGIHQGKKKLTAPDISLSLDQSEGSVLSDDNLDTPDDLDINVDDLETPDEADSLEYSGHGNELEWEDETPSATHIGKEVVEPIPEYTAEEERTDNRLWRTVVIGEQEHRIDMKAIEPYRRVVSHGGYYSDGLNAIIVFAACFLPESSRPDYNYIMENLFLYVISTLELLVAEDYMIIYLNGATPRRKMPGFSWMKRCYQMIDRRLRKNLKSFIIVHPSWFIRTILAVTRPFISSKFSSKVRYVSSLAELEELIPMQHVQIPDTIKKYEEEKCIKRRMRLDEELREASEAAKASRLSSESKTPSGEQQVETALDKSMEYQ
- the LOC122561080 gene encoding uncharacterized protein LOC122561080 isoform X2, with the protein product MEEFLQYTKSILMNGNDLPRVHAVLGDNKCDLDSAVSTLAYAYFLYKTQSTDDLYVPVLNIQRSEFPLRTEVVFVLQQLNISDESLIFRDEIDLHFLNREGKLTLTLVNHNMLMSDDKALETAVIKIIDHHDHHEQERFHSTQCEIILEPVGSCSTLIVSEILQETPELLNEQLTHLFRGAIILDCMNMTSEAGKVTLKDEEILAALEHRFPDLPAQQEIFDMLQQAKFDVSGFNTEQVLLRDLKELSEGDTKLAISTVCMTLEAFLSRPNVVDDLKVFTGRHGYDILVLMTFFLNDGGEAIQQVAIYTDNDELCNRICNTLEECQNPCLQLLPIENGLQEIRAYQQGSSSVSCKQMLPLIKECIHRRQQEMVMNRRTSSTEAVNGSAPVSEGSSGALDLSGPDIDSQNTEYIGDNLLENSQNLNSSLQAHGDGNLDLMSPDSGLATIRSNRSSKESSVFLSDESPIREAIVPPSSVIHGYDMFSSLPEGELAEEKIPSVIHVNDNFDLSVLDPSHCSNTNADVIGNNEEFLMIASLSKLDSTPQKNIVEDVPLSCNWPEPSPNMSEETSPEANLVKVKDVHVSKQGSAGNKSGEDQMLQVVRSHAANISLLSQNLSNDVIGSQIEDKNVPPTPMNSLVDGSPLDEGPHNIFAEDVIEKMNEIAILDSDQSDSIHTGKQKEFEICMKQDAPGPKDVWNENQKKLNVLVQSPDFWTNFDQEFTQSDFTHGDIWSQIDSQSQQSVMKNIDDQWNITEPSIFQSTSAKSNVHDELDKTQMISNTSNNGSKSMTEEDLSGVDNIDPCYKFATKNLIVHESLNTTTLPVQQDKQQGIDSSHIGSEQKQCTAAVANTVIWNVPVHEVIRPNEKFSDISKNFEQKIQQSNTESPESIQDSQLFSSQMPTILNDSEQEISLPVAVNSIIGNESTNKTQVTGESFDAWTTFDLEPNNLTSESEKLRIAKDVPLTAHKHDLEFSPEKEKRQLTFENTDVRDDHFQKNNVEIWNIGQHDSNSSLLSNPNLLSKQVNSINQSSQEGNEIEQAIPQPLLETTIPITEYVQEGQQAPIIHNQAAFEVVESLNPGESKQASPNASVIWNEFEHCSNSPFESLDGSGKYLEKTSLQSAKKTLDKIESSDLRTRYSTTENSYTEDRCIQESSHLSTGIHSPWNVFEEDVNKSMFISQQFQFNQVQEVSQPTASHPNIGHHSETEGSLPDYKINKFCRSSEFEMVETDNQQTSSAPQTWNQEGSELNEKFSNSQSKCEEFSYSDLEENWETSGQQREQPVVNISDTHCKEQDSQLLTSEIPQDYPAGTDINRQPMEEDKLQVVKNSDHYNDSEFEFIQATTDFPVLNRFEQEQSNALDSNKPVECEYNRTYTEIPDTWTDSKFDFPELLPTCNDAYSEFEQELVKQDENIPDIVNDYHQDANQISSVNPDLWAKSDHLFFESTTVNPDILNDHELDSSQSTSNSPDRWSELIETEKQELGNPDMWMESEGKPAELKTELPDIMDVAGQQSWLSMSDSVASCVLAEPAVYDQYQYVHNELVQQASHSPLVAADAQSCKIQLNNQQEMKYADGCTESREEFVTAKQTFNKNKDLTELTQTMFDFVQEDKQHTFVSPDAWIQLEEEAAEATRKDPDSQVKYQERIHYYDLANHKFTEYRDTVTHQENLQHLDTRNPMEEISVTVDSVLLCENDISWGETKKFELSGAENNENKKAHDMPSVTLQDKSLNSFLPAKEQEGSVLEDKSSNLYRDNNAARKTDEKRENECLFSKSRYADDYFTSATSSYSLDREIHDPGMMEYFSVSEENILNMEPLEDFSQAVTEAIHLNDSISSVSISGSNTIKDELVMAQEASKIGDEGSQPAGPEYQSCNRETNSDVFEDSFVHGACESVRQPDSLKTSTDVIGERNIFPPAADIVAQPNIDMLNQSNIETEQEVHNVVESAWLSFGNTDISSNSNETSSSLSSSIHKSDFWEDLSPQDCSIVADEFSHVSVLESTVATEKHKEMIGSEVRVETAQQLSELYGKSGVPLLEQRFDNQCSSLVYSLNTPVSSIEIGNGSPEVDKVGKCQTKVNSSELDINDIRITSDKDHDTGEMDYIIVAGNKRPCEEVSSSQQTKNLAIDLNADIIKTDFEDNFSTFPSVTIQPRISGNEMSDLEKFSDSLSSTCNATAAQLLGNKDQNQGGAHLDEKPTKDQNKKLVDVSELLDTAPEEYPSRRKMRESGSEHSIKELKTMNLVSNETGVNNTKESEIGYDTMHHISPEMNVTIYTKRTVSTDELSNSETESTASQFSVREANVSHEDLSESENVAEQIYPNPSATECCTSVGKEIRREEIILIEQGDSTKVSSLSSVQEYALQNSAAMAQDSLQEHLTEVKENRLYEEYTRSVPEDVGMDIPFGEGVLSPLAEDSRPAPPNSLDLNGIHQGKKKLTAPDISLSLDQSEGSVLSDDNLDTPDDLDINVDDLETPDEADSLEYSGHGNELEWEDETPSATHIGKEVVEPIPEYTAEEERTDNRLWRTVVIGEQEHRIDMKAIEPYRRVVSHGGYYSDGLNAIIVFAACFLPESSRPDYNYIMENLFLYVISTLELLVAEDYMIIYLNGATPRRKMPGFSWMKRCYQMIDRRLRKNLKSFIIVHPSWFIRTILAVTRPFISSKFSSKVRYVSSLAELEELIPMQHVQIPDTIKKLDEELREASEAAKASRLSSESKTPSGEQQVETALDKSMEYQ